One region of Cinclus cinclus chromosome 25, bCinCin1.1, whole genome shotgun sequence genomic DNA includes:
- the JHY gene encoding jhy protein homolog, whose product MNSSTMKYTSVSSPHTNSMNNIHVPPKVLVPPVFQPASWERRRSSASSLEDSQESDSESLEKERQYQLGLQQRILENQEVVGQDPGDTLEDDSLEEDSLEEMSSGEKGAEYDTNKKGKPKAYGSGRKKLPVDKYSSLRYNPHWKSAKKGAEFFKREKASQISEGSSGDFSLDSFYLHSDDSSENNQEAKTQDSLPEFGPELFSFYGANVASKEPVGPQAKRKEPADGFHSKNNPGHAFPPQNQQDPPQRAKQNFVKKNKQTLGLQSEKMNSYLELHNRKQVLQGQVTNPTPVDEEPLQSVPASQTGKIKPEDKWYPKGQQLKEQHKFFQRNRTEPNQTFSGRVFPRNDGQEAPGRAAEAKPWHRSHQQIPAFQAAPTPTPSSALQEYLNPSSSVGPDPAEKSQSGLNNSPNSVLTTPTYHFLPVFQNFYPAEVLNPEDLSKENKKYQHDSPTGIPHQHSANAIPGQHFSRNNSSSGQAHPELGNISSDFNAIFQERVKDQAPLQDFKNHIHEDNSSPTASCRTSHFKEKMKQHQPRISDFRNDFADMWFWGFLPPALPQTQRSSQGDSGGAEGNPRKMRRSSSEGSLLQMEKQKQPKASKKMCSSKFYINPNMKLGGLGPDYETIKEKKEKLKLQKEYSRQINEYNMKNITVVQRFPAKPQVSSVSRQKALEYAKKIPRPKTFTTRPSDQEGKEVLPQAPTGTSLPQIPSLESLWNRHEKEKEVVAAFKSLHIF is encoded by the exons ATGAATTCTTCAACCATGAAATACACTTCGGTCTCTTCCCCACACACTAACAGCATGAATAACATCCACGTCCCTCCAAAAGTCCTCGTGCCACCCGTTTTCCAGCCTGCaagctgggagaggagaaggagctctgcctccagcctggAGGATTCCCAGGAATCCGACTCTGAGAGCCTGGAAAAGGAGAGGCAGTACCAGCTGGGACTCCAGCAGAGGATCCTGGAAAATCAAGAGGTGGTAGGGCAGGATCCTGGTGACACCCTGGAGGATGACAGCTTGGAAGAGGACAGCTTGGAGGAGATGAGTTCTGGAGAGAAAGGAGCTGAGTATGACacaaataagaaaggaaaaccaaaggCTTATGGCAGTGGAAG gaaaaaactGCCTGTGGACAAATATTCCAGCCTGAGGTACAATCCTCATTGGAAGAGTGCAAAAAAGGGAGCAGAATTTTTTAAGAGAGAGAAAGCATCCCAAATTTCTGAAGGAAGCAGTGGGGACTTTTCACTGGATTCATTTTATCTCCATTCCGATGACTCCTCAGAAAATAATCAAGAGGCAAAGACTCAGGATTCACTCCCAGAGTTTGGTCCAGAATTATTCAGCTTTTATGGAGCAAATGTGGCCAGCAAGGAACCTGTTGGGCCACAAGCCAAAAGGAAGGAACCTGCAGATGGATTTCATTCCAAAAATAATCCTGGCCATGCTTTTCCTCCTCAGAACCAACAGGATCCACCCcagagagcaaaacaaaactttgtgaaaaaaaataaacagactTTAGGGTTACAGTCAGAGAAGATGAATTCCTATCTTGAGCTGCACAATAGAAAGCAAGTTCTTCAAGGGCAG GTCACAAATCCTACACCAGTTGATGAAGAACCACTCCAGAGTGTCCCAGCATCCCAAACTGGGAAAATCAAGCCTGAAGACAAATGGTACCCAAAAGGACAACAGCTCAAG GAGCAGCACAAGTTCTTCCAGAGAAATAGAACAGAACCCAACCAGACTTTCAGTGGAAGAGTTTTCCCAAGGAATGATGGCCAAGAAGccccaggaagagcagcagaagcaaagcCTTGGCACAGGAGTCACCAGCAAATCCCAGCATTTCAGGCTgctcccactcccactcccagctcagcactgcaggaatATCTGAATCCAAGCTCCTCTGTTGGCCCTGACCCAgcagaaaaatcccaaagtgGTTTAAATAATTCCCCAAATTCAGTCCTTACCACACCTACCTATCACTTTCTCCCAGTATTCCAGAATTTTTACCCAGCAGAGGTTTTAAATCCAGAGGATCTCAGTAAGGAGAACAAGAAATACCAGCACGATTCTCCAACTGGAATTCCTCATCAACACTCAGCCAATGCCATCCCTGGGCAGCATTTTTCCAGGAATAACAGCAGCAGTGGCCAGGCACATCCAGAATTGGGGAATATTTCATCTgattttaatgcaatttttcaAGAAAGAGTGAAGGATCAAGCACCACTTCAAGATTTCAAAAATCATATTCATGAGGATAACAG TTCACCaacagcttcttgtagaacttcccattttaaagaaaaaatgaagcagcATCAGCCAAGAATTTCTGATTTTAGAAATGATTTTGCTGACATGTGGTTCTGGGGTTTCCTCccacctgccctgccccagacacagaggagtTCCCAGGGAGAttcaggaggagctgaaggaaatCCAAGGAAAATGAGACGAAGCAGCTCAGAAGGATCTCTCCTGcaaatggaaaagcaaaagcagcccAAAGCCAGCAAGAAG ATGTGTAGCTCCAAATTCTACATCAATCCGAATATGAAGCTTGGTGGCCTTGGACCTGACTATGAAACAATCAAAGAGAAA aaagaaaagctaaaGCTGCAAAAGGAATATTCCAGGCAAATTAACGAAtataacatgaaaaatattactgtgGTTCAGAGGTTTCCTGCAAAACCCCAGGTGTCTTCAGTGTCCAGACAGAAG GCTCTGGAATATGCCAAGAAGATTCCAAGACCAAAGACTTTCACTACAAGGCCATCAGACCAAGAGGGGAAAGAGGTTCTGCCCCAGGCTCCAACTGGAACCAGtttaccccaaatcccatccctggagtcTCTGTGGAACAGGCAcgagaaggagaaggaagttGTGGCTGCTTTCAAATCCCTTCACATCTTCTAG